A genome region from Vibrio tapetis subsp. tapetis includes the following:
- the rmf gene encoding ribosome modulation factor gives MKRQKRDRQERAQSQGYKAGVNGRSQEECPYQQMEARSNWLGGWRDARDDKQAGLYK, from the coding sequence ATGAAGAGACAGAAACGTGACCGCCAAGAACGAGCTCAATCTCAAGGTTACAAAGCAGGAGTGAATGGGAGATCTCAAGAGGAGTGCCCATATCAACAAATGGAAGCGAGATCGAATTGGTTAGGTGGTTGGCGGGACGCCAGAGATGACAAACAAGCTGGTCTCTATAAGTAA
- the fabA gene encoding bifunctional 3-hydroxydecanoyl-ACP dehydratase/trans-2-decenoyl-ACP isomerase — protein sequence MQNKRDSYTREDLLASSQGELFGPTGPQLPAPNMLMMDRITKMSETEGDFGKGLILAELDITPDLWFFDCHFPGDPVMPGCLGLDAMWQLVGFYLGWVGGEGKGRALGVGEVKFTGQILPTAKKVTYEIHMKRVVNRRLVMGLADGRVLVDGKEIYVAKDLKVGLFQDTSNF from the coding sequence ATGCAAAATAAACGTGATTCATATACTCGTGAAGACCTACTAGCTTCTAGCCAAGGCGAATTGTTTGGCCCTACAGGCCCGCAACTACCAGCACCAAACATGCTAATGATGGATCGAATTACGAAAATGTCTGAAACTGAAGGCGATTTCGGTAAAGGACTGATCTTAGCTGAACTGGATATTACTCCTGATCTTTGGTTCTTCGATTGCCACTTCCCTGGTGACCCTGTAATGCCGGGTTGTCTTGGCCTTGATGCAATGTGGCAGCTAGTTGGCTTCTACCTTGGTTGGGTTGGCGGAGAAGGTAAAGGTCGCGCTCTAGGTGTGGGCGAAGTGAAATTCACTGGTCAAATCCTACCGACTGCGAAAAAAGTGACTTACGAGATTCATATGAAGCGTGTTGTCAATCGTCGCCTTGTTATGGGCCTTGCTGATGGCCGAGTTTTAGTTGATGGCAAAGAGATTTACGTAGCAAAAGATTTAAAAGTTGGTTTATTCCAAGACACATCTAACTTCTAA
- a CDS encoding AAA family ATPase, with the protein MHENWQSVTPQYDSFAQVISQYHELAPLTFLDVQPRLASAISRFDKLNSLTRVLLVNAPDNAIYRQLVVDGFKQLQDSNDIAAGKPVVRVESLDSDALFGLYQAKDGDITQHIKGYLEQANGGYLMVSANLILANPIMWTKLKAALLGEAVSPINADSKNLSITIPSSTFDTKLVVIGDRNQMGDLDYFDTDIQTGFCMFSEVELEVRLSEESLATYLGYVKGLLTRFQLPDITCDSVPALLAAGARQCEDQDFAPLSPVWHNALLSESALESNGDAVTSAHIKAAIEHKYYRESYLTLRAVDDILGGQVIIETEGEQVGQVNGLTVVEIPGHPISYGEPARISCVIHFGDGDINDVERKAELGGNLHAKGMMIMQAFVSSALNLDEPLPYSASIVFEQSYCEVDGDSASLAELCSLVSALSEQPINQQIAITGAVDQFGRVQAVGGLNEKIEGFFHVCQHKGLTGGQGVILPKTNLKHLALHDDVINAIKAEKFHIWSVESVDEAVPLLTGKALRGDDEDTILNKIAQRIDDFERHIPANGLITRLKQWFDHN; encoded by the coding sequence ATGCACGAAAATTGGCAATCAGTAACACCTCAGTACGATTCATTTGCGCAAGTGATTTCTCAGTATCACGAGCTAGCACCCTTAACGTTTTTGGATGTTCAGCCGCGCCTTGCATCAGCCATCTCTCGATTCGACAAACTCAACAGTTTAACTCGAGTTTTATTAGTTAACGCACCAGACAACGCAATTTATCGTCAGTTGGTTGTCGATGGATTTAAGCAGCTTCAAGACTCTAATGATATAGCAGCAGGCAAACCGGTGGTTCGTGTTGAGTCTCTTGATTCAGATGCCCTATTCGGTTTGTACCAAGCGAAAGATGGTGATATTACCCAGCATATCAAAGGTTATCTTGAGCAGGCTAACGGCGGCTACCTAATGGTTTCTGCTAATCTCATTTTAGCTAATCCGATAATGTGGACCAAACTAAAAGCGGCACTACTTGGTGAAGCGGTTTCTCCGATCAACGCCGACAGTAAAAACCTATCAATTACCATACCCTCATCAACATTTGATACGAAGCTCGTCGTGATTGGCGATCGAAACCAAATGGGTGACCTTGATTACTTCGACACAGACATACAAACCGGATTCTGTATGTTCAGTGAAGTAGAGTTGGAAGTCAGGCTCAGTGAAGAGTCACTAGCGACTTACCTCGGTTATGTTAAAGGCTTGCTTACCCGATTCCAACTGCCCGATATTACTTGTGACTCAGTGCCCGCTTTACTTGCCGCTGGCGCCCGTCAGTGTGAAGACCAAGATTTCGCGCCATTAAGTCCCGTTTGGCATAATGCCCTACTGTCTGAATCGGCATTAGAGTCTAATGGTGACGCGGTAACTAGTGCTCATATTAAAGCCGCAATTGAACATAAGTATTATCGAGAGTCTTATCTTACCCTTCGAGCCGTCGACGACATACTCGGTGGCCAAGTCATCATTGAAACTGAGGGTGAGCAAGTTGGGCAAGTTAACGGACTGACTGTCGTAGAAATACCTGGCCATCCTATCTCATACGGCGAACCTGCACGTATTTCCTGTGTTATCCACTTTGGTGACGGCGACATTAACGACGTTGAACGCAAAGCTGAACTTGGTGGCAATCTTCATGCTAAAGGCATGATGATAATGCAAGCATTTGTAAGCAGTGCGCTTAATTTAGATGAGCCTTTACCTTACTCGGCATCAATTGTATTTGAGCAATCATATTGTGAAGTGGATGGCGACAGTGCGTCACTTGCCGAGTTGTGTTCACTAGTCAGCGCCCTTTCTGAACAACCGATCAATCAACAGATTGCTATTACAGGTGCAGTTGATCAGTTTGGACGAGTTCAAGCTGTCGGGGGGCTTAACGAAAAGATCGAAGGTTTCTTCCACGTCTGCCAGCACAAAGGTTTAACGGGGGGCCAAGGTGTGATTCTCCCTAAAACAAACTTGAAACATTTAGCATTACACGATGATGTCATCAACGCGATTAAAGCTGAGAAATTTCATATCTGGTCGGTGGAATCTGTTGATGAAGCGGTTCCGTTGCTTACGGGAAAGGCACTTCGTGGTGATGATGAAGACACAATTTTAAATAAAATAGCACAACGGATTGATGATTTTGAACGGCACATCCCGGCTAATGGTTTGATTACGAGACTTAAACAGTGGTTTGACCATAACTGA
- the matP gene encoding macrodomain Ter protein MatP: MKYQQLENLECGWKWQYLVKKWKDGEAVTQYIDTSEDAAAIEQLKLLEHEPTKVLDWISQHMSPELDNKMKQAIRAKRKRHFNAEQVHTKKKSIDLDYRVWEKLSNRAGELGCTLSDAIEYLLGEASRSEKASQKVDSLKENLSKLLSD, encoded by the coding sequence ATGAAATATCAGCAGCTAGAAAACCTGGAATGTGGTTGGAAATGGCAGTATCTCGTCAAGAAGTGGAAAGACGGAGAGGCTGTTACACAATATATCGATACTAGTGAAGATGCCGCTGCTATAGAACAACTCAAGCTACTTGAGCATGAACCGACTAAAGTGCTGGACTGGATCAGTCAGCACATGTCACCTGAACTTGATAACAAAATGAAGCAAGCGATTAGGGCAAAGCGCAAACGACATTTTAATGCTGAGCAGGTTCACACCAAAAAGAAATCGATTGATCTTGATTACCGCGTTTGGGAAAAACTCTCGAACAGAGCTGGTGAGTTAGGCTGTACGTTGTCTGATGCAATAGAATATCTATTGGGTGAAGCATCTCGTAGTGAAAAGGCCAGCCAAAAAGTCGACAGCCTAAAAGAAAATTTGAGTAAGTTGCTATCAGACTGA
- a CDS encoding DUF3634 family protein: MLWVLVVAAIVIFWLVGVDRPRLKMEFKEGQLIKVKGHLPATFKHNCLDIAHRQPFSGVIKVYSTRSGAKLTFSKTIPNKIQQRVRNVFPHQGFKNDSSKKSA, encoded by the coding sequence ATGTTATGGGTTTTGGTTGTTGCCGCGATTGTGATTTTTTGGCTTGTAGGTGTAGATAGACCACGCTTAAAAATGGAATTCAAAGAAGGGCAGCTAATAAAAGTAAAAGGGCACTTGCCTGCAACTTTTAAGCATAATTGTTTAGACATAGCACATCGTCAACCATTCTCCGGCGTTATCAAAGTTTATAGTACTCGAAGCGGTGCGAAGTTAACCTTCTCGAAAACAATCCCAAATAAGATACAGCAACGCGTTAGAAACGTTTTTCCCCATCAAGGCTTTAAAAATGACAGTAGCAAAAAAAGTGCGTGA